The following are encoded together in the Triticum dicoccoides isolate Atlit2015 ecotype Zavitan chromosome 6B, WEW_v2.0, whole genome shotgun sequence genome:
- the LOC119320184 gene encoding transcription factor MYB30-like, with translation MVRAPCCEKMGLKRGPWTAGEDMTLVAHIEQHGHINWRALPKQAGLLRCGKSCRLRWINYLRPDIKRGNFTSEEEDAIIQLHAMLGNRWSTIAARLPGRTDNEIKNVWHTHLKKRLESSSKPSGQAAPKRKAKKPAVAASALEGPTSEPASSPGQSLSISPEQSLSTSSATGYSMASSLENTGCSYSESEEFQIDDSFWSETLAMSVDSSGSGMETGDTFGADSVSPSSRNNEMDFWVTLFMQAGDMQSLSQI, from the coding sequence ATGGTGAGGGCTCCTTGCTGCGAGAAGATGGGGCTCAAGAGGGGCCCGTGGACGGCGGGGGAGGACATGACCCTGGTGGCTCACATCGAGCAGCACGGGCACATCAACTGGCGAGCGCTGCCGAAGCAGGCCGGCCTGCTGCGCTGCGGCAAGAGCTGCCGCCTCCGGTGGATCAACTACCTGCGCCCCGACATCAAGCGCGGCAACTTCACCAGCGAGGAGGAAGACGCCATCATCCAACTCCACGCCATGCTCGGCAACAGATGGTCCACCATTGCCGCCAGGCTGCCTGGCAGGACGGACAACGAGATCAAGAACGTCTGGCACACGCACCTCAAAAAGCGACTCGAGTCCTCGTCCAAGCCGTCGGGCCAGGCAGCGCCTAAGCGCAAAGCCAAGAAGCCCGCTGTGGCTGCGAGCGCGCTCGAGGGACCGACCTCCGAGCCGGCGTCGTCACCGGGGCAGTCCCTCTCGATTTCGCCGGAGCAGTCCCTCTCGACGTCGTCCGCCACCGGCTACTCGATGGCCTCGTCGTTGGAGAACACGGGCTGCTCTTACTCGGAGTCGGAGGAGTTCCAGATTGACGACAGCTTCTGGTCGGAGACACTGGCGATGTCGGTGGACAGCTCCGGTTCCGGGATGGAAACCGGCGACACCTTCGGCGCAGATAGTGTATCGCCGTCGTCGAGAAACAATGAGATGGACTTCTGGGTCACACTGTTCATGCAGGCTGGTGATATGCAGAGTTTGTCACAGATTTAA